A region of Deltaproteobacteria bacterium DNA encodes the following proteins:
- a CDS encoding O-antigen ligase family protein produces the protein MNIISPHTSVLWQTKVEALKHIYGSDTNLSNTISLYPFVTREKLLLYLSYAAFFVVVADYIRSTDQIKRFFWIIFTVAITESVIGLLQYIASGTEVPASGTYINPNHFASLLIVIIPLFLGYILNLGAKQGNPRSRWEKKFKIHISSQPTLLFATSLMALSLILSQSRGAILSLVASILFFYVVINRNKKTVSVKWLLGLFFLVIVVYSLWIGLDPVIEKFSASEKDLPKRTYIWKDSVNLIKDFPVFGTGLGNFSLAYTMYKNEAYWPRVYEHAHNDYIEFAVETGFIGLILIFWAIIAFYKVAISSLTELSPNRDPLRFYLFLGCISGMFGLLIHSITEFNFQIPSNTYYFIFLLGLSSSLLIRLKKGKTHSA, from the coding sequence TTGAACATAATCTCACCCCACACATCAGTGCTTTGGCAGACAAAAGTCGAAGCCTTAAAACATATATACGGAAGCGACACCAATCTCTCCAATACAATAAGTCTCTATCCATTCGTAACACGAGAGAAGCTTCTTTTATACCTGTCGTATGCAGCCTTTTTCGTTGTAGTTGCGGACTACATACGCTCCACGGATCAAATTAAAAGATTCTTTTGGATTATTTTCACAGTCGCGATTACGGAGTCCGTCATAGGGCTTCTCCAATATATCGCAAGCGGCACAGAGGTGCCGGCGTCAGGAACCTATATAAACCCCAATCATTTCGCTTCACTTCTTATTGTTATTATTCCATTGTTTTTAGGATACATTCTTAATCTCGGCGCTAAACAGGGGAATCCCCGGAGCCGTTGGGAAAAGAAATTTAAAATTCACATTTCTTCTCAGCCAACTCTTCTTTTTGCAACTTCTCTAATGGCTCTAAGCCTGATACTTTCTCAATCCCGAGGAGCAATTCTCTCCCTTGTCGCCTCTATACTTTTCTTCTACGTAGTTATTAACCGGAATAAAAAAACCGTGTCTGTAAAATGGCTGCTGGGACTCTTCTTCCTAGTAATTGTAGTGTATTCTCTATGGATCGGGCTGGATCCCGTAATTGAAAAATTTTCAGCCTCCGAGAAAGATTTACCAAAACGTACGTATATCTGGAAAGACAGCGTCAATCTTATAAAAGACTTTCCGGTCTTCGGTACCGGCCTGGGAAATTTCAGTTTAGCTTATACGATGTACAAAAATGAGGCTTATTGGCCGCGCGTTTATGAGCACGCCCACAATGACTATATTGAATTTGCCGTCGAAACAGGCTTTATCGGTCTTATACTCATATTTTGGGCGATTATAGCATTTTATAAAGTCGCAATTAGCAGCCTGACAGAATTATCTCCTAACAGGGATCCGCTTAGGTTTTATCTATTTTTGGGATGTATAAGCGGGATGTTCGGATTGCTGATTCACTCTATAACGGAATTTAATTTCCAGATTCCGTCGAATACTTACTACTTTATTTTTCTCCTGGGGCTATCAAGCAGCTTACTAATCCGGCTTAAGAAAGGGAAGACCCACTCCGCCTAA
- a CDS encoding polysaccharide biosynthesis tyrosine autokinase encodes MENNGKDNINGENNGRDLVPENEKRSLKGYYPQAPEILNAYPIDDESSIRRYLDVVLRRKKIIITFFVIVLFTTLIGTLLSEPVYKATAKLEISLENPKVVNFDQVVELETESAEFYETQYLLLKSNSLAKKVVEKLNLQEHPEFNSEKKNPSILSRITSGFTNLIGNSISGVKNLIVRPSDTDDTEFDEEFQRKNKENNLARAFVGGLEISPVGNSRLVDVSYESHDRRLAADAVNTLADSFIEWLLNRKLDATKKGRDFLRKQIEQAQINLETSEEKLNEFAKSNDIVSLDEKMNITYHTFSELNDALAKSETQRLEKESLYKHVLNGNIESLPMVLNDSYIQDLKSEHARAKSEYSQLSATFKAGYPKVKEMGARVGELQKKIDEAENSIAASIKSDYEAAMKKEETLRESYEKQKTLASALNDKSIQYNILQREVDSNETIYNTLLQRLKETEVSSAIKASNIQIVDYAAVPLFPYKPNVTLNLLFACIIGLGGGVFLAFFMEYFDNTIKTAEDVRDKLKYPVLGGVFESKEADSLASPVEKSFLLDPRSHIAEAFRTIRTSLLLSVPGKPPRTILITSCFPAEGKTTVSINLASSFAQAGSKVLLLEADLRRPRIGTVLGNNGNGLSSYLTGNANLADVISHGETANLFVLPVGPVPINPAELLGSDIMRNLMDELKEEYDYIIVDGPPALGFVDAHIISNIVDGVAVVVRAGKTPRNSIRELIDRLWNLKANFLGVIVNGIELNQKSYYYQSYNYYYGDGEEQKKLTTAKSDEDNHPGTSG; translated from the coding sequence ATGGAAAATAACGGCAAAGATAATATCAATGGAGAGAATAATGGAAGGGATCTGGTTCCGGAAAACGAGAAGAGATCCTTAAAGGGCTATTATCCGCAGGCGCCCGAAATATTAAACGCGTACCCCATAGATGACGAATCAAGTATCCGCAGATACCTCGATGTAGTCTTAAGACGCAAAAAAATAATAATTACTTTTTTCGTCATAGTTTTATTTACAACCCTGATAGGAACACTCTTATCCGAGCCCGTCTATAAAGCGACGGCAAAATTAGAAATATCTCTCGAAAACCCCAAAGTTGTGAATTTCGATCAGGTTGTCGAGCTCGAGACCGAATCAGCAGAATTCTATGAAACACAATATCTGCTTCTCAAGAGTAACTCCCTTGCAAAAAAGGTAGTAGAAAAGCTCAATCTGCAGGAGCATCCTGAATTTAACTCGGAAAAAAAGAATCCGAGCATATTGTCGCGCATCACATCGGGATTCACGAATCTAATCGGCAATTCCATAAGCGGTGTAAAGAACCTGATAGTCAGGCCTTCTGATACCGACGATACTGAATTTGACGAAGAATTCCAGAGAAAGAACAAGGAGAACAATCTTGCCAGGGCGTTCGTAGGGGGTCTTGAAATATCCCCCGTAGGCAATTCGCGCCTGGTGGATGTAAGTTATGAATCTCATGACCGAAGGCTCGCGGCGGACGCAGTAAACACGTTGGCGGACTCGTTTATCGAGTGGCTTCTCAACAGGAAACTGGATGCAACCAAAAAGGGCAGGGATTTTTTAAGGAAGCAGATCGAACAAGCCCAGATCAATCTTGAGACATCCGAAGAAAAACTCAATGAATTCGCTAAAAGCAATGACATAGTTTCACTCGATGAAAAAATGAATATTACGTATCATACATTCTCCGAGCTCAACGACGCGCTGGCGAAGTCGGAAACGCAAAGATTGGAAAAAGAATCCCTCTACAAGCATGTACTGAACGGCAATATTGAATCACTTCCTATGGTTTTGAACGATTCCTATATCCAGGACCTTAAATCCGAACACGCCAGGGCTAAATCCGAATACAGTCAGTTAAGCGCTACTTTCAAAGCGGGATATCCGAAAGTAAAGGAAATGGGGGCCAGGGTCGGGGAGCTGCAAAAAAAGATAGACGAGGCGGAAAATAGCATCGCCGCTTCAATAAAATCCGACTATGAAGCCGCCATGAAAAAAGAGGAAACACTCAGGGAAAGCTACGAAAAGCAAAAGACGCTCGCTTCGGCGCTTAATGATAAATCAATTCAGTACAACATCCTCCAGCGTGAGGTGGATTCAAACGAAACCATATACAACACACTGCTGCAGAGACTAAAGGAAACAGAAGTTTCATCGGCAATTAAAGCGAGCAATATTCAGATTGTGGACTATGCGGCGGTACCCCTCTTCCCATACAAGCCGAACGTAACGCTGAACTTGCTGTTTGCCTGCATAATAGGCCTGGGCGGAGGCGTATTCCTGGCATTCTTTATGGAATACTTTGATAATACGATAAAAACAGCCGAAGATGTGCGTGACAAGTTAAAATACCCCGTTCTGGGGGGCGTCTTTGAATCCAAAGAGGCGGATAGTCTCGCCTCGCCTGTCGAGAAATCGTTCCTGCTCGACCCCAGATCTCACATTGCCGAGGCATTCAGGACAATAAGGACTTCTCTTCTGCTCTCGGTTCCCGGAAAGCCCCCACGTACTATTCTGATTACCAGCTGCTTCCCGGCAGAGGGAAAAACCACCGTGTCGATAAATCTCGCTTCTTCTTTCGCTCAGGCCGGAAGCAAGGTTCTGCTGCTCGAAGCCGACCTGCGTCGTCCGAGGATCGGAACCGTGCTCGGAAACAACGGTAACGGATTAAGCAGTTATTTAACCGGCAATGCGAATCTGGCGGATGTTATTTCCCACGGCGAGACAGCCAATCTATTCGTGTTACCCGTGGGGCCCGTGCCTATTAACCCCGCAGAGCTTCTGGGTTCGGATATTATGAGAAATCTGATGGATGAATTAAAAGAAGAATACGACTATATAATAGTTGACGGTCCCCCTGCTCTCGGGTTTGTCGATGCTCATATAATTTCAAATATCGTGGACGGCGTGGCTGTGGTTGTAAGGGCCGGGAAGACACCCCGAAATTCGATTAGAGAGCTTATAGACAGGTTGTGGAACCTTAAGGCCAATTTCCTCGGAGTAATAGTGAACGGAATCGAGTTGAATCAAAAAAGCTATTATTATCAATCCTACAACTATTATTACGGGGACGGCGAGGAGCAGAAAAAACTTACTACAGCAAAATCCGATGAGGACAACCATCCTGGCACATCCGGATAA
- a CDS encoding HAMP domain-containing sensor histidine kinase: MLKLFERQIKKHFGDSASIPEDLRVFVETVRETYRQADEDRKMLERSLELSSKELIEINENLEDLVKERTLELTRANQSLKREIQERIRTEKSLSNKNRELKEKKEHLKQTTQMLIQSEKMSAIGIMVAGVAHELNNPLTAIINFIEMSLKVTSEDDKRHKYLQIAEEATSRCISIIENLLIFSYNGNQTNELRRVCCSEILDKVLELINFRIVKHNINIIEQIDDDKLEIWIKPTHIMQVFSNLLSNAIDALERSDGKDVKIYIKHKGDNIEITFEDNGDGIPKEKIDKIFDPFFTTKPVGKGTGLGLSISKHIINEHNGEIICESEVGVGTKFIITLPADQDKSLQINNASHSSLSHNF; encoded by the coding sequence ATGCTTAAACTGTTTGAACGTCAGATAAAAAAACACTTCGGCGATTCGGCCTCAATTCCGGAGGATTTGAGAGTATTTGTTGAAACGGTTAGAGAAACCTATCGCCAGGCTGATGAAGACCGTAAAATGCTGGAGCGTTCACTCGAGCTAAGCTCAAAGGAATTAATCGAGATTAACGAAAATTTGGAAGATCTGGTTAAAGAACGAACTCTCGAATTAACGAGAGCTAATCAATCCCTGAAAAGAGAGATCCAAGAGCGAATCAGGACGGAAAAATCACTTTCTAATAAAAACAGAGAATTAAAAGAGAAAAAAGAGCATTTAAAACAAACAACCCAAATGCTGATTCAATCGGAGAAGATGAGCGCGATTGGAATTATGGTTGCTGGTGTCGCTCATGAATTAAACAATCCGCTAACGGCAATTATTAACTTTATAGAAATGAGTCTTAAAGTAACTTCTGAAGATGACAAAAGACATAAATATCTTCAAATTGCTGAAGAAGCAACAAGTCGTTGCATCAGTATAATAGAAAATCTTCTGATTTTTTCCTATAACGGGAATCAAACTAATGAGCTTCGAAGAGTATGTTGCTCCGAGATTCTGGACAAGGTTCTGGAGTTAATTAACTTTCGTATTGTGAAACACAACATAAACATTATAGAGCAAATAGATGATGACAAATTGGAAATCTGGATTAAGCCCACACATATCATGCAAGTATTTTCAAACCTGCTGTCAAATGCGATAGACGCGCTGGAGAGGAGCGATGGAAAAGACGTCAAAATTTATATAAAGCACAAGGGTGACAACATCGAAATCACGTTTGAGGATAACGGTGACGGTATACCGAAAGAAAAAATAGATAAAATATTTGACCCATTTTTCACTACTAAACCTGTGGGTAAGGGAACGGGCCTCGGACTATCAATCTCAAAGCATATAATAAACGAGCATAATGGTGAGATTATTTGTGAGAGTGAAGTAGGAGTAGGAACGAAGTTTATAATCACACTGCCCGCGGACCAGGATAAATCACTACAAATAAACAACGCCAGCCATAGCTCCTTAAGCCATAACTTCTAA
- a CDS encoding tetratricopeptide repeat protein, with the protein MILNLDSRLSRYTALLLTIAITFVLVWNSAKSWISYEYASDPPPGGLKKAISIEEENADLYFLLGQYYDIYDFTAPREKAYSLYKKALRLNPFNYNYWFFLARFLGKEGRRDEAVFALEQATRLSPGVVSLRWGAGMLASELGGKELLLDNLRPVIANDPQRRTKAFTVLWQTLRNGEEILNIIPDKVLPQYVHFLIGTKRVSEAAEAWGKLSSTGGEIPESLFLRYVGFLISENELPAAKEAWTGRLGNWSGIWNGDFENKILDGGFDWRIRSVDGSKITQGTKNAKDNLIKIEFDGEHNVDFRHLSQVVPVEENSKYKLSSLMKTEYISTGNGLFWQVYCLNGKDLSSESEHLRGTSDFRWVNLSFETPRGCSSVVVRLRREKSNKIDNKISGTVWIDKVVLEKEL; encoded by the coding sequence ATGATACTCAATTTAGATTCCAGGCTGTCCCGCTATACGGCACTCCTCCTGACAATAGCAATCACCTTTGTATTGGTATGGAACTCGGCAAAAAGCTGGATCTCATACGAATATGCGAGCGACCCCCCTCCCGGGGGCCTGAAAAAAGCCATCTCCATCGAGGAGGAAAATGCGGATCTCTATTTCCTCCTCGGTCAGTATTACGATATATATGATTTTACAGCGCCGCGTGAGAAGGCCTACTCGCTATACAAGAAAGCTCTCAGGCTTAACCCGTTTAATTATAATTACTGGTTCTTCCTAGCGCGATTCCTCGGAAAGGAAGGCAGGAGGGATGAGGCGGTCTTCGCTCTTGAGCAGGCAACCCGGCTCTCTCCGGGAGTTGTATCGCTCAGGTGGGGTGCCGGTATGCTGGCCTCGGAGCTCGGGGGGAAAGAACTCCTCCTCGACAACCTGCGGCCGGTCATCGCAAATGACCCGCAAAGGCGGACAAAGGCTTTTACCGTCCTCTGGCAGACTCTGAGAAACGGCGAAGAGATACTGAATATAATTCCCGACAAAGTTCTTCCCCAGTATGTGCATTTCCTAATTGGCACGAAAAGGGTAAGTGAGGCCGCTGAGGCTTGGGGAAAACTATCGAGCACAGGGGGGGAGATACCCGAAAGCTTATTTCTCCGATATGTCGGTTTTTTAATTTCCGAAAACGAGTTACCGGCTGCAAAAGAGGCATGGACCGGCAGGTTGGGGAACTGGAGCGGAATCTGGAACGGGGACTTCGAAAATAAAATTCTGGACGGTGGCTTTGACTGGAGAATAAGGAGTGTGGACGGGTCGAAGATAACACAGGGTACTAAAAACGCAAAAGATAATCTGATTAAAATAGAGTTCGACGGTGAGCACAATGTCGATTTCAGGCATTTAAGCCAGGTCGTACCCGTAGAAGAGAATAGTAAATATAAACTGAGCTCGTTAATGAAAACCGAGTATATATCGACAGGCAACGGGCTTTTCTGGCAGGTCTATTGTCTAAACGGCAAGGACTTATCCTCGGAGTCGGAACATCTCAGGGGTACTTCCGATTTCAGATGGGTGAACCTGTCATTTGAAACCCCTCGAGGCTGTAGTTCGGTCGTAGTGCGGCTTAGGCGGGAAAAAAGCAATAAAATTGATAATAAAATTTCAGGAACCGTGTGGATCGACAAGGTAGTATTGGAAAAAGAGCTATAG
- a CDS encoding sugar transferase, whose translation MDDNYSQAEVDLNPVKGPFLKRPFDFLLSLLGLIISLPIWVAVAIAIYLEDGRPIIFAQTRLGEGSKKFKIYKFRSMIKDAEVNTGPVWAYKKDYRITRVGSFLRKTKLDELPQLFNILAGQMSFVGPRAERPELFDEISKVIPGFENRLRVKPGLTGIAQVYGHYNTHPKNKLRYDILYICNQSFLLDLKLIIASFWFTFTFSWEGEEKRIDKLIGQVILEAGVISEEQLREALLYQEKWGGKIGEILIEKGYITKEKLKDFLNMQVTVNSSANWFSNNYQKSNFIGEIMLAANVITNEQLEKALEYQKGKGGKIGKILINMGYISESGLRDCLYRQAEARTRADDKKFVRA comes from the coding sequence ATGGATGATAACTATAGTCAGGCAGAAGTTGATTTAAACCCTGTAAAAGGCCCTTTTTTAAAAAGACCTTTTGACTTCTTGCTGTCTTTACTGGGTTTGATTATTTCTTTGCCGATATGGGTTGCGGTTGCAATCGCAATTTACCTTGAAGACGGAAGGCCGATTATTTTCGCACAGACGAGATTAGGCGAGGGCAGTAAAAAATTCAAAATCTATAAGTTCCGATCCATGATAAAGGACGCGGAAGTAAACACGGGTCCTGTATGGGCCTACAAAAAAGACTACAGAATAACCAGGGTAGGGAGCTTTCTAAGAAAAACAAAGCTGGATGAGTTACCCCAGCTATTCAATATTTTAGCCGGTCAAATGAGTTTTGTCGGTCCGCGCGCAGAAAGGCCCGAGCTTTTCGATGAAATAAGTAAAGTAATACCGGGATTTGAGAACAGGCTGCGAGTTAAACCCGGATTGACCGGTATAGCTCAGGTCTACGGACACTACAATACACATCCGAAAAATAAGCTTCGCTACGACATACTCTATATTTGCAATCAAAGTTTTTTGCTGGATCTGAAACTCATAATTGCTTCATTCTGGTTCACTTTCACATTTAGTTGGGAAGGCGAGGAAAAGAGGATAGATAAACTAATAGGACAGGTGATTTTGGAAGCGGGAGTAATAAGCGAAGAACAGCTTAGGGAAGCACTTCTGTATCAGGAAAAATGGGGCGGCAAAATCGGGGAGATATTGATTGAAAAGGGTTATATCACGAAAGAAAAGCTGAAGGATTTCCTGAACATGCAGGTTACAGTGAATTCAAGCGCTAACTGGTTTAGCAATAACTATCAAAAATCCAATTTTATTGGTGAGATAATGCTGGCCGCAAATGTGATTACTAATGAACAGCTGGAAAAAGCTTTAGAGTACCAAAAGGGGAAAGGCGGCAAAATCGGGAAGATTTTGATCAATATGGGTTACATTTCAGAATCGGGTTTGAGAGATTGTCTCTACAGACAGGCGGAGGCGAGAACAAGAGCTGACGATAAGAAATTCGTTAGAGCTTGA